The window GTGAAACTGGAAACCACTTGTTGAGATAACTGAAAAATTATGATTTATGAAAAATGTTATATTAAATCAAAATAAGTTGCTTCTGAGAATCTAGCGAACTTCAAAGTACCATTAGGATCGAAAGTAAAACCCAGATTCTGCAAGAAAAATCCTTATTCAGTTTCATGAGAAATGGAGTGCCCATTTGACTTTGCCAAAGCACCGTCGCAAGGTGACGTGGTCTTCAAATTGATCCCTACCAAAATGAATATTTAATTTTTTGTTGAACTCACGATCAGTAACTCTTCATGTCTTTGTTACCCATTACAATTGAACAGACCAATCAAATTCTCGAGGCTTTGCCCGAGGATCATCAGCTTCATCTCTTTGCTCGTCATTATTGCCAGAACCTATCCCAGGTCCTTTGGCAGCGCTTCAGCGTGTGTGAGTGGTGTGTATTCCTACAAGAGCGTTATCAGAACTTTTTGGTGGCTACGAAGCAGGAAGGGTTGATTCTAGTTGGGAAGGGAGAGGGGCGAGCGACAAGTCGAATTGTGGTCGAAGTGCTTAAGCCCGACATGCAGTATCAATTATTGACCCTGCTGGAGTTGCTGCGCGATTTGGACTTGCGGATCAAGCTGAACATTCACCCAGTCTTGCCCCTTCGCCAGGAGGAGGGAGCGTGGCAAATTCTTGCAGATGATCAGCAGTGCGAAAAGCTCTTCGACATGATTTATCTGGAAATAGAAGATACCGCCAACGAGGAGCGATTGTCTCAATTATGCCAGCGCCTACCAACTCACATTGATGCTCTACACAGTGTGCGTGAAGACCTTGCTAAACTGCAGCAGATCCGCCCAAGACTGACCCAGCTACTGCAGAACAGCAACCAGTCTGCTGCTGAAGGACGTGAGGCCTGGATTCAGTTGTTGGAGTGGTTGCACGAAGACAACTTCTCACTCTTCGGTTTTGCTGTCTATCATCACACGAGTCAGGGAGTACAGCTGGAAGAGGACTCCAGCCTTGGGCTACTGCATGATCATCAAGCTTGGAAAGCGGATTCCTTGCAAGAGACGCTACAAGCCTTGCTGTGGCAGGAAAGGGAAGCCTCAGAATCTTTCATCATGGAAAGTCTACGCTTTACTTCCCCATTACAGCGTTTTGAAAACCTGTTGCTGTTGCGCCTCAAGTTTCCAGAAGCTGAGGGTTGGCGTGAGGAAATTCTCGTTGGCTTGTTGCGCAAGACCTCCTTGCAGGCTCGCAATCTTGAGACTCCACTGATCCGTGAAAAGATGCAGGCCATCTTTGAAGCCCGCCAGATGCGACCCTATGGCTACAACTACAATGAGGCAATCCGTATTCTCAGTGGAATGCCCAAGTTCGTCCTTTTCCGAGCCCCCACTGCGGAATTGCTCCAAATCATTGACACCCTGCTCTTCATTGACGATCCAAGCCGGATTCACTGCTTCCAGGTTGGTCAGCAATATATCCGCAAGGGTGCCTCTCCTGCTTTGCATCTACTCGTAGTCTTGCCAAATTTGCTCTACACCCCAGCAAATGTATTGGAGATTGTGAAGTTCCTGCGAAGTGAAGTGCCCCATCAATCCAGTGAATATGTGCAGGCGTACGGCGAAGAAAAAAGCCGTGTTCATGTCTACTTCGAGTTATCGAACGGCAACTGGACTCCCAACCTGGCAGCCTTGGAAAACGAACTAATTCGTCGATTGAAGCCTTGGGAAGAACAGTTGCGTGATGCTCTCTCCGTTTCTGTCCCGGGTCCGCAGGGCCTAGAAATCTTTGAGCGCTACTTGCCTCGTCTACCCAAGCAGTACAAGGTGAGAGTCACCCCTGAAATGGGGGCTCAGGACTTGTTTGAGATCGAGCGGCTGAAACCAGATTCAGGAGTTCACTTTACGCTCAAGGAATTTCAACTGGCCAATGCTTTAGAAGAACCCGTCTCCTTGTTGACGCTCTACAGCCGTAGCCGTACACACCTGATCAAGGTGATGCCGGTTCTACTGAATGCAGGTCTTTATGTAGTAGATCAACTGACAACGCGAGTTGGCACTCCCCAGGGAGAGAATCTGGGCTTTATCCAGACCTTTCGTGTAACCCACCAAGACGGTAGACAAATTGAAGAGAATGTCTATCAGCAGAAATTATGTGAGCTGCTCGGAGCCGTATTCGCTCAGCTTAGTGAAAATGATCCACTCAATGCGTTGGTGTTGGCTGCCAACCTGGATTGGCGAGAGATCAACGTATTGCAGGCCTACCGTAATCTGTACCTACAACTTGGTGGCAATATCAGCCGTAACGTGGTCAACCAAGCTCTGCTAAAGTATCCAGCAATTAGCCGAAATTTCTGCGAAATCTTCCGAATGCTCTTTGCACCTGATTCACGTTACGGTGATCCAAGTCATCGTCGAGAGGTGCTCTTGCCACAGGTTCGGCGGCACTATCTGGATACTTTGCATCCGGTTCAGGAAATCAACCACGACCTAGCCTTTCGGCATCTACTGAGTCTGTTGGAAGCCACCCTGCGTACGAACTTCTTTCAGAATACAGGTCGACACAACACCCTGCTGGCGCTCAAAATCGCTTCGGGTCAGGTCGAGCAAATGCCCATTCCCACACCTTATCGAGAGATTTATGTCCACGATGTCAACCTTGAAGGGACGCATCTACGATTTGGGCCAGTGGCTCGTGGTGGCTTACGCTGGTCGGATCGGCCGGAGGACTTCCGCATGGAAGTATTGGGATTGGTCAAAACCCAGCAGACCAAGAACGTGGTGATTGTTCCGGTTGGCTCCAAGGGGGGCTTTGTCATTAAGCAGTTGCCAACCAGTCGAGAAGCAGCACAGGCTATGGCCAAAGAGGAGTATCAACGCTTTATTCACGGATTGTTGTCGGTAACAGATAATAGGGATGTGGATGGACAGGTGCGCCCTCCGAAGCAAACAATCTGCTATGACGATCCCGATCCCTATCTCGTTGTGGCAGCGGATAAGGGGACCGCAACGTTCTCTGATCTGGCCAACTCTGTTTCTGAAAAGACTGGATTTTGGCTAGGCGATGCCTTCGCTTCGGGGGGATCCCATGGTTACGATCACAAGGTTGTTGGGATCACAGCAAGGGGAGCGTGGGAATGCGTCCGTCTGCACTTCTTGGAGCGAGATCATGACATCCAGCAGGAGCTGACCACCGTGATTGGAATCGGAGATATGAGCGGAGATGTGTTTGGCAATGGGATGTTGCTCAGCAAAGCTTTACAGCTGAAGGCTGCCTTCAACCACCAGCATATTTTCCTTGATCCCAATCCAGACCCCGGGACAAGTTGGCAGGAGCGCAAACGCTTATTTGAGCTACCCCGCTCTACTTGGCAGGATTATGCATCTGACCAGATCAGTGAAGGTGGTGGAGTATTTGATCGGCGTGCAAAGGAGGTTCAGCTGTCTTTGTCTGTTCGTGAGATGCTGAGAGTCGAACGAGAGGTGATGACAGGTGAGGAACTCGTGCAGGCCATTCTGCGAATGCCCGCGGATCTTTGCTGGTTCGGTGGGATTGGGACATATGTGAAGGCTAGTCCACAAAACCATCTGCAGGTTGGTGATCAAGCAAATGACTTAGTACGGATCAATGCGGAAGAGTTGCAGGTAAGGGTAATTGGTGAGGGAGCAAATCTTGGTTTGACTCAGTCTGCACGGATCTCCTTTCATCAGCAGGGTGGGGCATTGAACACGGACGCGATCGATAATTCGGCTGGCGTCAACATGTCGGATTATGAGGTCAACCTAAAGATTCTGCTACAATTATTATTGCGTGAGAGAGTGGTGACCAATGTGGAGGAGCGTAACCAACTACTGGGGAATGCTACTGAGGAGGTTGCTGAATTGGTGTTGGCGAATAATTGTGGTCAACATCGTTTGATCTCCATGGATCAGCTTCGATCTCGCCATGATTTCTGGGCGTATCGCCAGTTGATTCACCTGCTGATTGAACAAGGAATGAACGCCCGCAGCGAATACATTCCAGACGTAAGGCAACTGGATCAGCTGGAGCAAAGCGGAGAGGGACTGCCACGTCCGGTTTTGGCTGTCCTTCAAGCCTATGTCAAAATGCACCTCTATGATGAGTTGTTGGCGTCTTCACTAATTCCTGAATTCACAGGTGATGAAACCTCAGCACTTTATGATGAACTCTACTTGGGGTACTTGCCGGGCTCCTTTAGAGATCGATTCCCTGAGGAAGCCCTGCAGCGTCATCCTCTACGACGAGAGATCATCGCCACTGTACTGACCAATCGTTTGATCAACCACGCTGGCTGTACGTTTTTCTTTAATTTGCAGTCAAGCAGTGGATGTGATCTGACCACATTGGTGGAGGGATATTTTGCCTTGGAAGCCAGCCTCGAACTACCAACTTTGCGAACACAATTGCTGGAGGCTTCAGTCTCGGAAGCTGTGCGGTATGAGGCATTCTTAGCGGTGGAACAAACACTAGTGTTGTTACTGGAGAACTTGGTGCAGACCAACTCGGCTCCAACCTTGTCCAAAGTGCAAACCCTTGCAGAATTGTTCAAGGAACTATGCTCTTTGCGAGGGGATCATCCGGAGAGCTTAGAGAAGTGGGAAAAAGCCGGCTTTACTCCTGAGTTGGTCCAAACCCTAAGTGGATTCGAACAGTTGCGTTCTGCACCAGCGGTTCTACAACTGCGGCAAGAGACGGAAATGCCAATTGCTCAAGCCCAGGAGAGTGTGCGTGGGCTGAACGGTTTGCTCCAGCTAGATTGGTTGGAGCAAGTACTGGAACAGCTATCCCTGATTAATCAGTGGGAGCAACTCCAACAGGAATTACTACTGCAGAGTATTCAAGCCCAGCAGTTTCGGCTATTACGCTTGCTGCACCATTCTGCACATTCTTCTAACACTCCATTCTCCAGAGAGGCGTTACCGAAGAAAAATGTAGAAGAACCGGTCAAAGAATCTTTGGAGCAGATCAACCACAAAGCCTTAGGAGCGTATTTGGAAGTCATTGAGCAATTCCAGCAAGTGGGAACCCCTGATTTGATCATGCTGACTGTGGCAGTCCAGCGGCTACAAGCGATTAGCTAGTGATAAAGATTTGCAAGTCACTGGCAGACATTCCAGCGAAAATAAGCCAATAAATCTATTTTT is drawn from SAR324 cluster bacterium and contains these coding sequences:
- a CDS encoding NAD-glutamate dehydrogenase; translation: MSLLPITIEQTNQILEALPEDHQLHLFARHYCQNLSQVLWQRFSVCEWCVFLQERYQNFLVATKQEGLILVGKGEGRATSRIVVEVLKPDMQYQLLTLLELLRDLDLRIKLNIHPVLPLRQEEGAWQILADDQQCEKLFDMIYLEIEDTANEERLSQLCQRLPTHIDALHSVREDLAKLQQIRPRLTQLLQNSNQSAAEGREAWIQLLEWLHEDNFSLFGFAVYHHTSQGVQLEEDSSLGLLHDHQAWKADSLQETLQALLWQEREASESFIMESLRFTSPLQRFENLLLLRLKFPEAEGWREEILVGLLRKTSLQARNLETPLIREKMQAIFEARQMRPYGYNYNEAIRILSGMPKFVLFRAPTAELLQIIDTLLFIDDPSRIHCFQVGQQYIRKGASPALHLLVVLPNLLYTPANVLEIVKFLRSEVPHQSSEYVQAYGEEKSRVHVYFELSNGNWTPNLAALENELIRRLKPWEEQLRDALSVSVPGPQGLEIFERYLPRLPKQYKVRVTPEMGAQDLFEIERLKPDSGVHFTLKEFQLANALEEPVSLLTLYSRSRTHLIKVMPVLLNAGLYVVDQLTTRVGTPQGENLGFIQTFRVTHQDGRQIEENVYQQKLCELLGAVFAQLSENDPLNALVLAANLDWREINVLQAYRNLYLQLGGNISRNVVNQALLKYPAISRNFCEIFRMLFAPDSRYGDPSHRREVLLPQVRRHYLDTLHPVQEINHDLAFRHLLSLLEATLRTNFFQNTGRHNTLLALKIASGQVEQMPIPTPYREIYVHDVNLEGTHLRFGPVARGGLRWSDRPEDFRMEVLGLVKTQQTKNVVIVPVGSKGGFVIKQLPTSREAAQAMAKEEYQRFIHGLLSVTDNRDVDGQVRPPKQTICYDDPDPYLVVAADKGTATFSDLANSVSEKTGFWLGDAFASGGSHGYDHKVVGITARGAWECVRLHFLERDHDIQQELTTVIGIGDMSGDVFGNGMLLSKALQLKAAFNHQHIFLDPNPDPGTSWQERKRLFELPRSTWQDYASDQISEGGGVFDRRAKEVQLSLSVREMLRVEREVMTGEELVQAILRMPADLCWFGGIGTYVKASPQNHLQVGDQANDLVRINAEELQVRVIGEGANLGLTQSARISFHQQGGALNTDAIDNSAGVNMSDYEVNLKILLQLLLRERVVTNVEERNQLLGNATEEVAELVLANNCGQHRLISMDQLRSRHDFWAYRQLIHLLIEQGMNARSEYIPDVRQLDQLEQSGEGLPRPVLAVLQAYVKMHLYDELLASSLIPEFTGDETSALYDELYLGYLPGSFRDRFPEEALQRHPLRREIIATVLTNRLINHAGCTFFFNLQSSSGCDLTTLVEGYFALEASLELPTLRTQLLEASVSEAVRYEAFLAVEQTLVLLLENLVQTNSAPTLSKVQTLAELFKELCSLRGDHPESLEKWEKAGFTPELVQTLSGFEQLRSAPAVLQLRQETEMPIAQAQESVRGLNGLLQLDWLEQVLEQLSLINQWEQLQQELLLQSIQAQQFRLLRLLHHSAHSSNTPFSREALPKKNVEEPVKESLEQINHKALGAYLEVIEQFQQVGTPDLIMLTVAVQRLQAIS